A single window of Halobacterium jilantaiense DNA harbors:
- the cyoE gene encoding heme o synthase: MHSQLPRHLWSLVKPRIVALLCVTGVFAVYAAGGASLGTVASFLAAGALVAAASAAYNCWYDRELDRHMDRTADRPLPSGDLDHRVAFAFATVLLAAGTAVGLATLPVETVAYMLAGAASYVLVYTVGLKRRHWLGVVLGGSAGSFPVLAGWTAVRPLAPEALVLAAVVFVWTPAHAWALAVVYREDFTAADVPTLPVVASAKRVRRAVWYSAVGTLVVAATAVPFAPAPYATVLAVGGALFLAGFRQFHREGTDTAAVRAFFTSNTFLALLFVAWGVGGATGGVGPAGRVAAAVLTAGTFGWLWTRRPALDGVTSAPAVEADWVAARLGRAAEYVRDNAHPPSPSNSD, encoded by the coding sequence ATGCACTCCCAACTGCCCCGGCACCTCTGGTCGCTCGTCAAACCCCGAATCGTCGCGCTGCTGTGCGTGACGGGCGTGTTCGCCGTCTACGCGGCCGGCGGCGCGTCGCTCGGCACCGTCGCGTCGTTCCTCGCGGCGGGCGCGCTCGTCGCCGCGGCGTCGGCGGCCTACAACTGCTGGTACGACCGCGAACTCGACCGACACATGGACCGCACCGCCGACCGCCCGCTGCCCAGCGGCGACCTCGACCACCGGGTCGCGTTCGCGTTCGCCACCGTCCTGCTCGCCGCCGGTACGGCCGTCGGTCTGGCGACGCTCCCGGTCGAGACGGTCGCGTACATGCTCGCCGGCGCGGCGTCCTACGTTCTCGTCTACACGGTCGGCCTCAAACGCCGGCACTGGCTGGGCGTCGTGCTCGGCGGATCCGCCGGCTCGTTCCCCGTGCTCGCGGGCTGGACGGCCGTGCGGCCGCTCGCGCCCGAGGCGCTCGTACTCGCGGCGGTCGTGTTCGTCTGGACGCCCGCCCACGCCTGGGCGCTCGCTGTCGTCTACCGCGAGGACTTCACGGCGGCCGACGTTCCGACGCTGCCCGTCGTCGCGTCCGCGAAGCGCGTCCGCCGCGCCGTCTGGTACTCGGCGGTCGGGACGCTCGTCGTCGCCGCCACCGCGGTGCCGTTCGCGCCCGCGCCGTACGCCACGGTGCTCGCGGTCGGCGGCGCGCTCTTCCTCGCGGGGTTCCGGCAGTTCCACCGCGAGGGCACTGACACCGCCGCCGTCCGGGCGTTCTTCACGTCGAACACGTTCCTCGCGCTGCTGTTCGTCGCGTGGGGGGTCGGCGGTGCCACCGGCGGTGTCGGCCCCGCCGGCCGGGTCGCGGCCGCCGTGCTGACCGCCGGAACGTTCGGCTGGCTGTGGACGCGCCGGCCCGCCCTCGACGGCGTCACGAGCGCGCCCGCCGTCGAAGCCGACTGGGTCGCCGCGCGCCTCGGGCGAGCGGCGGAATACGTTCGGGACAACGCCCACCCGCCAAGCCCGAGTAACTCCGACTGA
- a CDS encoding TrmB family transcriptional regulator — MADLRDIGLSEYEANAYRALLRTGPATAKELSEESGVPMGRIYDVLGSIESQHLVRSQAASRPKKYVAVEPETALDRLLEDRKRELREKASQYEGVVDELTRELDEPKAPEDGFWTAAVGPQAALDLLLERIDAASDSIVLVSGTPASGWELDDVSGRVFGRLEAAVDRGVEVSVLLSEDLARSIPDEVNERYAEVLADEPGYEVRVGESIDGNVTIVDGAEVCLEVSNPVQPGEAFATIDLQDTQFAADVHEAFEASWGDSTTLG, encoded by the coding sequence ATGGCCGACTTGAGGGACATCGGGCTCTCGGAGTACGAGGCGAACGCGTACCGCGCGCTGCTCCGAACGGGTCCGGCAACCGCCAAAGAGTTGTCAGAGGAGAGCGGGGTGCCGATGGGACGAATCTACGACGTGCTCGGCAGCATCGAGTCCCAGCACCTCGTCCGCAGCCAGGCCGCCAGCCGGCCGAAGAAGTACGTCGCCGTCGAACCCGAGACGGCCCTCGACCGCCTGCTGGAGGACCGGAAGCGCGAACTCCGCGAGAAAGCCAGCCAGTACGAGGGCGTCGTCGACGAACTGACGCGCGAACTCGACGAGCCGAAGGCACCCGAGGACGGCTTCTGGACCGCCGCCGTCGGCCCGCAGGCCGCCCTCGACCTATTGTTGGAGCGCATCGACGCCGCCAGCGACAGCATCGTCCTCGTCTCCGGCACGCCCGCCTCCGGCTGGGAGCTCGACGACGTCAGCGGCCGCGTGTTCGGTCGGCTGGAGGCCGCCGTCGACCGCGGCGTCGAGGTCTCGGTGCTGCTCTCCGAGGACCTCGCGCGCTCGATTCCCGACGAGGTCAACGAGCGCTACGCCGAGGTGCTCGCCGACGAACCCGGCTACGAGGTCCGGGTCGGGGAGAGCATCGACGGCAACGTCACCATCGTCGACGGCGCGGAGGTCTGTCTGGAGGTGTCGAACCCCGTCCAGCCCGGCGAAGCGTTCGCCACCATCGACCTCCAGGACACCCAGTTCGCCGCCGACGTCCACGAGGCGTTCGAGGCGAGTTGGGGTGATTCGACGACGCTCGGGTGA
- a CDS encoding DUF4870 domain-containing protein yields MRSSRSLFAITAITLLSLLLDVIGSNWGMDIFTSGPFAVIGFVLFVVLQTLLVPVFFAALYVDTGVARASADPWSPSRWLWVGGGALGALAAYAIASNTTAVVVLVGVVYLGRRFHAATRAGPDAEPEPVRVGDDGRSVAGVSVHLLALAAAAVAYALASDIAGAALAFSGVAAVVFAASEHSFTRANARNALNWSVSVLVLATVSAVPSFLYAMDGQFYGYTISGPLFPPMLDAVARSGSFALVVVALLAVVATIPFAAFATWRAAMGAPWSYPLAASVVERLT; encoded by the coding sequence GTGCGTTCGAGTCGCTCCCTGTTCGCGATAACCGCTATCACGCTGCTCTCGCTGCTGCTGGACGTGATTGGTAGCAACTGGGGTATGGACATCTTCACTTCGGGCCCGTTCGCGGTCATCGGGTTCGTCCTGTTCGTCGTCCTGCAGACGCTCCTCGTGCCGGTGTTCTTCGCGGCGCTGTACGTCGACACCGGTGTCGCGCGCGCCAGCGCCGACCCGTGGTCGCCGTCCCGCTGGCTCTGGGTCGGCGGCGGCGCACTCGGAGCGCTGGCCGCCTACGCAATTGCCAGCAACACCACCGCCGTCGTCGTTCTGGTGGGCGTCGTGTACCTCGGCCGGCGCTTCCACGCCGCCACCCGCGCGGGCCCCGACGCCGAGCCGGAGCCGGTTCGAGTAGGCGACGACGGCCGCTCCGTCGCCGGCGTCTCGGTCCACCTCCTCGCACTCGCCGCTGCCGCCGTCGCGTATGCACTGGCTTCGGATATCGCCGGGGCCGCCCTCGCGTTCAGCGGCGTCGCGGCCGTCGTGTTCGCGGCCAGCGAGCACTCGTTCACGAGAGCGAACGCCCGCAACGCCCTGAACTGGTCGGTGTCGGTGCTCGTGCTCGCGACGGTCTCGGCCGTCCCGAGCTTCCTCTACGCGATGGACGGCCAGTTCTACGGATACACAATCTCCGGACCCCTGTTCCCGCCGATGCTCGACGCGGTCGCCAGGTCCGGGTCGTTCGCGCTCGTCGTGGTGGCACTGCTGGCGGTCGTCGCGACCATCCCCTTCGCGGCCTTCGCCACGTGGCGAGCCGCGATGGGGGCTCCGTGGTCGTACCCGCTGGCCGCGTCCGTCGTCGAACGTCTCACCTGA